GGTTTGGAAATAAACAAAAAAAGCATGTAATATTTTTATCTATGATTTTATATATTTAATATAAAGGGCTTGTAATAGAGGTGATTTTGTGGGGATGGGACTTGAGGTAAGTGTAATTGTGGCATACTTTGTTGGTATACTTTTGTTGTTCATAATAGGATGGCTTATTCTTATTCCTTTGAAATTTATTTTTAAGCTTATAATTAATGGAATAATCGGAGGAGTTGTTTTAATACTCTTGAATTTTATTGGTGGATTTATTGGAATTCACATTGGAGTTAACCCTATAACAGCTTTGATTGTTGGGGTTTTAGGGGTTCCTGGGATTCTACTTATATTGATTGTACAGTATATAATATAATAGTGTTTTGCATAATAGTCCTTTATAGGGGCTATTTTTATTGTATAGGAAAGTATATTTACTGTGTATGCTATAATCATGCTATATACTTGGGTTGAAACAAGGAAAAAATAATGTTAAGGACCTAAGAGCTGATTAAAATGCTACTAACTACTTGCTACTAACCACTAACTAATAAATCGGTGAAGTCGATTTTGTTCCTATTGCTTACTAAAATATAAATTGATATAATTAGAGTGATTGTAAAAATTATACAATATAAAGGGGGATTAACTTGAGTTTTTTTAAAAGGATTTATGGTGTTATAGTAAGACCAAGAAGTACATTTAGAGAGATTTCAAATGCTCCGTCGGTGTGGCAAGGTATTATTGCATTGGTTGGTATGTCAGTAATATCCACTTTACTCATATTTAATAAGAATTATTTTATTAAAGTATTTGGAACAGGAGCAACTTTTTTAAAATTAAATACTATATTAAAAATGATGCCAGTAATTATAGCTTTAGGAGTATTTGCAACTATGATTTTAACACCTATATTTCATTTTGTATCAGTTTCTATTTTAAATTTACTGTGTGAATTTTTTGGTTATAGTGGGAACGGGAAAGGATTATTTACTACTTTAGCCTTTGCAAGTATACCATCTTTAATTTCTAGTATAATATTTGCTATTTTAGTGGCTGTAGATTTACAACAGATTAGCATTATATTCACTATAGGAATTAGTATATGGATGATAGTATTAAAGATATTTGCAATAAAAGAAACATATTCTATGAGTGGAGGAAAAGCAACTCTTATATATTTTATTCCTATAATCACAATAATAACAGTAATAGTATTGTTTACACTATCTATTACAATGTCAATTATACCAATTATAAATACTCAGTTATAGATTTTCTTATATAGATATGGTAATAGTCGAGGATTACATATTTATTAATAAAAATAAAGAAAAACCAATATAAACAAACTATATAAATTTATACAACATTTGAATTTTTCTGAATTTTCTGCTTTAATATATATATACCGTATTTTATAAACAACAAAAGGGGGAATTTTATGGGGTCACCAAAATTAAAGGCTGAAGTTAGGGATACAATTGGAAGACGGAAATGTAAAAAAATAAGGAAAAAGGGGTTTGTTCCTGCAGTAGTATATGGCCACAACAAGGAAACTAAAGAAATAAAAGTAGAAGAAGTAGAATTAGAAAAAGTATTAAACAGACATGGATATAAGACTACAATAGACCTAGAAATAGACGGAAAAGTAGTTACAACCATAATAAAAGAAGTTCAAAGACATATTACTAAGGACAATTTCTTGCATATAGATTTTCAGCAATTATCTAAGGATGAAAAGATAAAATTACAAGTACCTATTAATTTGATAGGAAGAGAGAAGGTTGAGTCTTCTACTTCTATTTTCCAACAACAGTTAGTAGAATTAGATATACAATGTTTACCTAAAAATATAGTTAAATCTATTGATGTTGATATATCAGAATTAAAATTTGGAGAATATATAACGGTATCAGATTTAAATATACCAGAAGATAGTGGTGTAG
The nucleotide sequence above comes from Caldisalinibacter kiritimatiensis. Encoded proteins:
- a CDS encoding pro-sigmaK processing inhibitor BofA family protein codes for the protein MGLEVSVIVAYFVGILLLFIIGWLILIPLKFIFKLIINGIIGGVVLILLNFIGGFIGIHIGVNPITALIVGVLGVPGILLILIVQYII
- a CDS encoding YIP1 family protein; the encoded protein is MSFFKRIYGVIVRPRSTFREISNAPSVWQGIIALVGMSVISTLLIFNKNYFIKVFGTGATFLKLNTILKMMPVIIALGVFATMILTPIFHFVSVSILNLLCEFFGYSGNGKGLFTTLAFASIPSLISSIIFAILVAVDLQQISIIFTIGISIWMIVLKIFAIKETYSMSGGKATLIYFIPIITIITVIVLFTLSITMSIIPIINTQL
- a CDS encoding 50S ribosomal protein L25, producing the protein MGSPKLKAEVRDTIGRRKCKKIRKKGFVPAVVYGHNKETKEIKVEEVELEKVLNRHGYKTTIDLEIDGKVVTTIIKEVQRHITKDNFLHIDFQQLSKDEKIKLQVPINLIGREKVESSTSIFQQQLVELDIQCLPKNIVKSIDVDISELKFGEYITVSDLNIPEDSGVEVLNNPNEIIGTLTSTTKQTDDTEQQDTPIYESSKSILDI